From the Gallaecimonas kandeliae genome, one window contains:
- a CDS encoding LysR family transcriptional regulator: MDLNRLAKVDLNLLVSLEALLATGSVSQAAGQLHLTQSALSKALARLRVLFDDPLLVRHGQGMRPTARAEALRAQLAELLPRLSQLLEPEGFDPANSERSFRLSVIDGAYTLFLHHWLPQLRAEAPGVRLECFPAQEDMLEALASGRQELAVTARDEPIAPLPPGFRSQLLMTDHYVCVSARDNPRLARPWDLAAFLDWPQVHIHCDWNGDWLLDVELARLGHRRQLMMQVASLQAALQSVLCSDLLTILPAAYAREVAQRYPIAQRELPLALPIGLPPLQQRLVWHQRSDGDPGLHWLIGFFQAAVPK, from the coding sequence ATGGATCTCAACCGCCTGGCCAAGGTGGACCTCAACCTGCTGGTGAGCCTGGAGGCGCTGCTGGCCACCGGCTCGGTCTCCCAAGCCGCCGGCCAGCTGCACCTTACCCAATCGGCCCTGTCCAAGGCCCTGGCCAGGCTGCGGGTCCTCTTCGACGACCCCCTGCTGGTCCGCCACGGCCAGGGCATGAGGCCCACGGCCAGGGCCGAGGCGCTGCGGGCCCAGTTGGCGGAGCTGTTGCCGCGGCTCAGCCAGTTGCTGGAACCCGAAGGCTTCGACCCGGCCAACAGCGAGCGCAGCTTCCGGCTCAGCGTCATCGACGGCGCCTACACCCTCTTCCTGCACCACTGGCTGCCGCAGCTGCGGGCAGAGGCGCCGGGCGTCCGCCTGGAATGCTTCCCAGCCCAGGAGGACATGCTCGAAGCCCTGGCCAGCGGCCGCCAGGAGCTGGCCGTCACCGCCAGGGACGAGCCCATAGCCCCGCTGCCGCCGGGCTTTCGCAGCCAACTGCTGATGACGGACCACTATGTGTGCGTGTCCGCCAGGGACAACCCCCGCCTGGCCAGGCCCTGGGACCTGGCTGCCTTCCTGGATTGGCCCCAGGTCCATATCCACTGCGACTGGAACGGCGACTGGCTGCTGGACGTGGAGCTGGCCCGGCTTGGTCACCGCCGCCAGCTGATGATGCAGGTGGCCAGCCTGCAGGCGGCGCTGCAATCGGTGCTCTGTTCGGATCTGCTGACCATATTGCCGGCGGCCTACGCCAGGGAAGTGGCCCAGCGCTATCCCATAGCCCAGCGCGAGCTACCCCTGGCCCTGCCCATCGGCCTGCCGCCCTTGCAGCAACGGCTGGTCTGGCACCAACGCAGCGACGGCGACCCCGGCCTCCATTGGCTGATCGGCTTTTTTCAGGCGGCTGTGCCAAAATAG
- a CDS encoding multidrug effflux MFS transporter has protein sequence MAWLKWLLLFLVLFSPLGIDIYLPAIPEIASGLATPQALVQSTVSLFLLMMGLGQLVAGPLADRFGRRPVAMAGILLYLGGALLAMVADSGWLFVASRLIQGTAVCGTSVVAFSAVRDRLDGEESAQAYSFLNGALNIVPALAPLIGGILAQHYGWQAPFAFLAGYALLMLAVVWRFLPETRPPGTKVTAGIPFGQYWRILRSPNFLRFALVNAAGMGMVTTYVSLAPTVLMEEGGLEPLAFALVFGVNALWILTASLKANWVIRRFGQVACLGVAGAWLLLGALTLGFNFGLLGASPWGYMLPVALACAGFAASLGPATGLALAPFGEEAGVAASLVLFVQMALGSCISLAAVALPLAPQWALTGAMALAVLLVYRALRAARRLEALA, from the coding sequence ATGGCCTGGTTGAAGTGGTTGTTGTTGTTTCTGGTGTTGTTCAGCCCCTTGGGTATCGATATCTACCTGCCGGCCATTCCTGAGATCGCATCCGGGCTGGCTACGCCCCAGGCCCTGGTGCAGAGTACCGTCAGCCTCTTCCTGTTGATGATGGGCCTGGGCCAATTGGTGGCGGGGCCCCTGGCGGACCGCTTCGGCCGCAGGCCTGTGGCCATGGCCGGCATACTGCTCTACCTGGGCGGCGCCTTGCTGGCCATGGTGGCCGACAGCGGCTGGCTTTTCGTCGCTTCCCGCCTGATCCAGGGCACGGCCGTGTGCGGTACTTCCGTAGTGGCCTTTTCCGCCGTCCGCGATCGCCTGGACGGCGAGGAAAGCGCCCAGGCCTATTCCTTCCTCAACGGCGCCCTCAACATAGTACCGGCCCTGGCGCCGCTGATCGGCGGTATCCTGGCCCAGCATTACGGCTGGCAGGCGCCCTTCGCCTTCCTGGCCGGTTATGCGCTGCTGATGCTGGCGGTGGTGTGGCGTTTTCTGCCGGAGACCCGGCCACCGGGCACCAAGGTCACGGCCGGTATTCCCTTCGGCCAATACTGGCGCATCCTGCGTAGCCCCAACTTCCTGCGCTTCGCCCTGGTCAATGCCGCCGGCATGGGTATGGTCACCACTTACGTGTCCCTGGCGCCGACTGTGCTGATGGAGGAGGGGGGCCTGGAGCCTCTGGCCTTCGCCCTGGTGTTTGGGGTCAACGCCCTCTGGATACTGACGGCCAGCCTCAAGGCCAACTGGGTGATCCGCCGCTTCGGCCAGGTGGCCTGCCTGGGAGTGGCCGGCGCCTGGTTGCTGCTGGGGGCCTTGACCCTTGGCTTCAACTTCGGCCTGCTGGGCGCCAGCCCCTGGGGCTACATGCTGCCGGTGGCCCTGGCCTGTGCCGGCTTCGCTGCCAGCCTGGGGCCCGCCACCGGCCTGGCCCTGGCGCCCTTCGGTGAAGAGGCCGGGGTGGCCGCCTCCCTGGTGCTCTTCGTGCAGATGGCCCTGGGGTCCTGCATTTCCCTGGCGGCGGTGGCCCTGCCCCTGGCGCCCCAGTGGGCCTTGACGGGGGCCATGGCCCTGGCGGTGTTGCTGGTTTACCGGGCCCTGCGGGCGGCCCGGCGCCTGGAAGCCCTGGCCTGA
- the mnmH gene encoding tRNA 2-selenouridine(34) synthase MnmH: protein MAGPVIPQSRFDELLLAGTPLMDVRAPVEFAKGAIPNACNLPLMTDGERAKVGTRYKEEGQQAAIALGHELVRGKTKAERVQAWRAFAEANPQGALYCFRGGLRSQITQQWLAEAGVELPYVEGGYKALRQHLIDIAEAAARQPLFLVAGCTGVGKTGFIEGFEESVDLEGLARHRGSAFGKRVAPQPSPIDFENQLALALLKKRRAGFKALLLEDESRLIGAVSLPLPLFEAMKEAPLFLLEEPFEARAARIHHQYIQSNLADFQAELGAEAGFAAFAEGLRSSFKGISRRLGDRRYRELAAILEEALAAQEKGDGEGHLSWIRALLQDYYDPMYQYQLGKVQGRVLARGDAESLAPKIRAVLDAAAG from the coding sequence ATGGCTGGCCCTGTAATTCCTCAATCCCGTTTCGACGAACTGCTGCTGGCCGGCACCCCTCTGATGGACGTGCGGGCACCGGTGGAGTTTGCCAAGGGCGCCATCCCCAACGCCTGCAACCTGCCGCTGATGACGGACGGTGAGCGGGCCAAGGTGGGCACCCGCTACAAGGAAGAGGGCCAGCAGGCCGCCATCGCCCTGGGCCATGAGCTGGTCAGGGGCAAGACCAAGGCGGAACGCGTCCAGGCCTGGCGGGCCTTCGCCGAGGCCAACCCCCAGGGGGCCCTCTATTGCTTCCGTGGCGGCCTGCGTTCGCAGATCACCCAGCAGTGGTTGGCCGAAGCGGGGGTCGAGCTGCCCTACGTGGAAGGGGGCTACAAGGCGCTGCGCCAGCACCTCATCGACATAGCGGAAGCGGCGGCACGCCAGCCGCTGTTCCTGGTGGCAGGCTGCACCGGGGTCGGCAAGACCGGCTTTATCGAAGGCTTCGAAGAGAGCGTGGATCTGGAAGGCCTGGCTCGGCACCGGGGTTCGGCTTTCGGCAAACGGGTAGCGCCCCAGCCCAGCCCCATCGATTTCGAGAACCAGCTGGCCCTGGCGCTGCTGAAAAAGCGCCGGGCCGGCTTCAAGGCCCTGCTGCTGGAGGACGAATCCCGGCTGATCGGCGCCGTCTCGCTGCCGCTGCCACTGTTCGAGGCCATGAAGGAAGCACCGCTCTTCCTGCTCGAAGAACCCTTCGAGGCCAGGGCAGCGCGCATCCACCACCAGTACATCCAGAGCAACCTGGCCGACTTCCAGGCCGAGCTGGGGGCCGAAGCGGGTTTCGCGGCTTTCGCCGAGGGGCTGCGCAGCAGCTTCAAGGGGATCAGCAGGCGCCTGGGGGACAGGCGCTACCGGGAGCTGGCCGCCATCCTGGAAGAGGCCCTGGCCGCCCAGGAAAAGGGCGACGGCGAAGGCCACCTCAGCTGGATAAGGGCCCTGTTGCAGGACTACTACGACCCCATGTACCAGTACCAGTTGGGCAAGGTGCAGGGGCGGGTGCTGGCCCGGGGTGACGCCGAGAGCCTGGCCCCAAAAATCAGGGCCGTACTGGACGCCGCCGCGGGCTAG
- the selD gene encoding selenide, water dikinase SelD, whose amino-acid sequence MSKIRLTQYSHGAGCGCKISPKVLDAILAGSKSQMVFPDLLVGNDSKDDAAVVDLGDGTGIVSTTDFFMPIVDDPADFGRIAATNAISDIYAMGGTPLMAIAILGWPVNQIPAEVAGQVVAGGREVCEAAGIPLAGGHSIDAPEPIFGLAVTGRVPLNRLKRNGGAQPGDRLYLSKALGVGVLTTAEKKGLLQPQHQTLARDQMVILNSFGAKAADLAGVRAMTDVTGFGLAGHLLEMLEASGCSARLDFDSLPLLDGLDHYLALGAVPGGTHRNLDAYGHKLPELPERLRQILADPQTSGGLLIAVAEEAAAELEQLATEAGQALHAVGRIETKGAQWLAL is encoded by the coding sequence ATGAGCAAGATCCGCTTGACCCAATACAGCCACGGCGCCGGCTGTGGCTGCAAGATCTCCCCCAAGGTGCTGGACGCCATACTGGCCGGCTCCAAGAGCCAGATGGTCTTCCCCGACCTGCTGGTGGGTAACGACAGCAAGGATGACGCCGCCGTGGTGGACCTCGGTGACGGCACCGGCATCGTCTCCACCACCGACTTCTTCATGCCCATAGTGGACGACCCGGCCGACTTCGGCCGCATCGCCGCCACCAACGCCATCTCCGACATCTACGCCATGGGCGGCACGCCCTTGATGGCCATCGCCATCCTCGGCTGGCCGGTCAACCAGATCCCCGCCGAGGTGGCGGGCCAGGTGGTGGCCGGCGGCCGCGAGGTCTGCGAGGCGGCCGGTATTCCCCTGGCCGGGGGCCACAGCATAGACGCCCCCGAGCCCATCTTCGGCCTGGCCGTCACGGGCCGGGTGCCCCTCAACCGCCTCAAGCGCAACGGCGGCGCCCAGCCCGGCGACCGCCTCTACCTCAGCAAGGCGCTGGGGGTGGGGGTGCTGACCACGGCCGAGAAGAAGGGCCTGCTGCAACCCCAGCACCAGACCCTGGCCCGGGACCAGATGGTGATCCTCAACAGCTTCGGCGCCAAGGCCGCCGACCTGGCCGGCGTGCGGGCCATGACAGACGTCACCGGCTTCGGCCTGGCCGGCCACCTGCTGGAAATGCTGGAAGCCTCCGGCTGCTCGGCCCGCCTGGACTTCGACAGCCTGCCGCTGCTGGACGGCCTGGACCATTACCTGGCCCTCGGCGCCGTGCCGGGCGGCACCCACCGCAACCTGGACGCCTACGGCCACAAGCTGCCGGAGCTGCCGGAGCGGTTGCGCCAGATCCTGGCCGACCCCCAGACCTCAGGTGGCCTGCTGATCGCCGTGGCCGAAGAAGCGGCGGCCGAGCTGGAGCAGTTGGCAACCGAAGCCGGGCAGGCGCTGCACGCCGTTGGCCGTATCGAAACCAAGGGTGCGCAATGGCTGGCCCTGTAA
- a CDS encoding fatty acid desaturase, protein MTKPRLLWVNVTFFTVSTLMALVAAPLWGYFHGFETWQWLTLIVLFSYCNLSITAGYHRLWSHKTYQAHPALRWLFALGGALAIQNSVIHWSSDHRVHHRHVDDNKVDPYSAGRGFWFSHIGWMLREYQPDRYDDYGNVRDLQKDPVVAFQHKHYLALTLVMNFGIPLLLGMVFGDVIGALLLVGFVRIFLTHHTTFFINSLAHIWGKRTYSDKHTARDNGFLALLTFGEGYHNFHHSFENDYRNGIRWFDYDPTKWLIKGASLLGLAQGLRKTPEELIVKARLTRQLEETKVRAQAKGLCFNELHRHYEETLAAAQHYYQLRKRWLQMKKAKLMQSVEALELRRQLEEMGEKFRQMQSHWQQLRLQLA, encoded by the coding sequence ATGACCAAACCCCGCCTGCTCTGGGTCAACGTGACCTTCTTTACCGTTTCGACCCTGATGGCCCTGGTGGCAGCACCTCTGTGGGGATATTTCCACGGCTTTGAGACCTGGCAATGGCTGACATTGATTGTGCTGTTCAGCTACTGCAACCTGTCCATCACCGCCGGCTACCACAGGCTCTGGTCCCACAAGACCTACCAGGCCCACCCGGCCCTGCGCTGGCTGTTCGCCCTGGGTGGCGCCCTGGCAATCCAGAACTCCGTCATCCACTGGTCTTCCGATCACCGTGTCCACCACCGCCACGTGGATGACAACAAGGTCGACCCCTATTCCGCCGGCCGCGGCTTCTGGTTCTCCCACATCGGCTGGATGCTGCGCGAATACCAGCCTGACCGCTATGACGACTACGGCAACGTCCGTGACCTGCAGAAGGACCCCGTGGTGGCCTTCCAGCACAAGCATTACCTGGCCCTGACCCTGGTGATGAACTTCGGCATTCCCCTGCTGCTGGGCATGGTCTTCGGTGACGTCATTGGCGCCTTGCTGCTGGTGGGCTTCGTGCGCATCTTCCTGACCCATCACACCACCTTCTTCATCAACTCCCTGGCCCATATCTGGGGCAAGCGCACCTACAGCGACAAGCACACGGCCCGCGACAACGGCTTCCTGGCGCTGCTCACCTTCGGCGAGGGCTACCACAACTTCCATCACAGCTTCGAGAACGACTACCGCAACGGCATCCGTTGGTTCGACTACGACCCCACCAAGTGGCTGATCAAGGGCGCCAGCCTGCTGGGCCTGGCCCAAGGCCTGCGCAAGACCCCCGAAGAGCTGATCGTCAAGGCCAGGCTGACCCGCCAGTTGGAAGAGACCAAGGTCCGCGCCCAGGCCAAGGGCCTCTGCTTCAACGAACTGCACCGCCATTACGAAGAGACCCTGGCCGCCGCCCAGCACTACTATCAGCTGCGCAAGCGCTGGCTGCAGATGAAGAAGGCCAAACTGATGCAGTCGGTCGAGGCCCTGGAGCTGCGCCGCCAGCTGGAGGAAATGGGCGAGAAATTCCGCCAGATGCAGAGCCACTGGCAGCAGCTAAGGCTGCAACTGGCATGA
- the fabR gene encoding HTH-type transcriptional repressor FabR, with protein sequence MGPRAQQKFKTRRTIIDAALSQLCAETSFSNLSLREVTREAGIAPTSFYRHFKDMDELGLTLVDEAGLTLRQLMRQARARIAGSSGGSIIRTSVDTFMEFINDNGNVFRLLLRERSGTSAAFRAAVSREIQHFIAELADYLQKELDFGEEEARVQADAMVTLVFSAGAEALDLSRTARKGLADKVILQLRMVARGAASLKAKP encoded by the coding sequence ATGGGGCCTCGTGCGCAACAGAAATTCAAGACCCGCCGCACCATCATAGACGCGGCCCTCAGCCAGCTCTGCGCCGAGACCAGCTTCTCCAACCTCTCCTTGCGGGAGGTGACCCGGGAAGCGGGCATAGCGCCTACCTCTTTCTACCGCCATTTCAAGGACATGGATGAGCTGGGCCTGACCTTGGTGGACGAGGCCGGCCTGACCCTGCGCCAGCTGATGCGCCAGGCCAGGGCCCGCATTGCCGGCTCCAGCGGCGGCTCCATCATCCGCACCTCGGTGGACACCTTCATGGAGTTCATCAACGACAACGGCAACGTTTTCAGGCTGCTGCTGCGGGAGCGCTCCGGCACCTCGGCCGCTTTCAGGGCGGCAGTGAGCCGGGAGATCCAGCACTTCATCGCCGAGCTGGCCGACTATCTGCAAAAGGAACTGGACTTCGGCGAGGAGGAAGCCAGGGTCCAGGCCGACGCCATGGTGACCCTGGTGTTCTCGGCCGGCGCCGAGGCCTTGGACCTGTCCCGCACCGCCCGTAAGGGCTTGGCGGACAAGGTGATACTGCAGCTGCGGATGGTGGCGAGGGGCGCCGCCAGCCTGAAAGCCAAGCCATGA
- a CDS encoding flotillin domain-containing protein codes for MENLNFILTVAGASVVGLLFIGLIFAKLYHRASKEVAFVRTGMGGEKVVKDGGALVLPVLQEVINVNMNTLRLEVRRANEAALITRDRMRVDVTAEFYVRVAPTVEAISVAAQTLGNRTLEVDSLKSLIEGKFVDVLRAVAAEMAMEELHEKRSDFVQRVQNNVRVDLEKNGLELESVSLTGLDQTDPKYFRLDNAFDAEGLTQLTKITESRRKQRNDIERETEVQIQERNLESEQRSLAIKRESEYARLQQEKEVELRRAEQGTELAKERADKNREAELATIEADRAIEEARISKEREVEAKEIEKRRQLEEAEIVRKRTLELAEQEKAIALARKSEEESAARAKASEAEALSVAASENVRTVQETAAAERDKQIEIIEASKAAEMDAVKIRVAAQTEKAAAEDRAQALLTEAKAKAEQAEIQAQAEAEAEKTRAEAKAKSYEVEAAGQRALHEASNVLSTEQVEMQLKMALYKYLPDIIRESVKPMENIDGIKIVQMDGFAGQAMGGGEVKREGSGNLADSVAEAALRYRTQAPLVDALLEEIGLKDGITRLDKLNS; via the coding sequence ATGGAAAACCTCAACTTCATACTGACGGTGGCCGGTGCCTCCGTCGTAGGCCTGCTCTTCATCGGCCTCATTTTCGCCAAGCTCTATCACAGGGCGTCCAAGGAGGTGGCCTTCGTGCGCACCGGCATGGGCGGCGAGAAGGTGGTCAAGGACGGCGGCGCCCTGGTACTGCCGGTGCTGCAGGAAGTCATCAACGTCAACATGAACACGTTGCGCCTGGAAGTGCGCCGCGCCAACGAGGCGGCCCTGATCACCCGCGACCGGATGCGGGTGGACGTGACAGCCGAATTCTACGTGCGGGTGGCCCCGACAGTGGAAGCGATCAGCGTCGCCGCCCAGACCCTGGGTAACCGCACCCTGGAAGTGGATAGCCTCAAATCCCTGATCGAAGGCAAGTTCGTCGACGTGCTGCGGGCCGTGGCCGCCGAGATGGCCATGGAAGAGCTGCATGAAAAGCGGTCCGACTTCGTACAGCGGGTGCAGAACAATGTGCGGGTGGACCTGGAGAAGAACGGCCTGGAGCTGGAGTCGGTATCCCTGACCGGCCTGGACCAGACGGATCCCAAGTACTTCCGCCTGGACAACGCCTTCGACGCCGAGGGCCTGACCCAGCTTACCAAGATCACCGAGTCGCGCCGCAAGCAGCGCAACGACATAGAGCGGGAAACCGAGGTGCAGATCCAGGAGCGCAATCTGGAATCGGAACAGCGCTCCCTGGCCATCAAGCGCGAGAGCGAATACGCCCGCCTCCAGCAGGAGAAGGAAGTCGAACTGCGCCGCGCCGAGCAAGGCACTGAGCTGGCCAAGGAGCGAGCCGACAAGAACCGCGAAGCCGAGCTGGCCACCATAGAGGCCGACCGCGCCATCGAAGAGGCCCGCATCTCCAAGGAGCGGGAAGTGGAAGCCAAGGAGATCGAAAAGCGCCGCCAGTTGGAGGAAGCCGAGATAGTCCGTAAGCGTACTCTGGAGCTGGCCGAGCAGGAAAAGGCCATAGCCCTGGCCCGCAAGTCCGAGGAAGAATCCGCCGCCCGCGCCAAGGCCTCAGAGGCCGAAGCCCTGTCGGTAGCCGCCTCGGAGAACGTCCGTACCGTCCAGGAGACGGCCGCCGCCGAGCGTGACAAGCAGATCGAGATCATCGAGGCCAGCAAGGCCGCCGAGATGGACGCCGTCAAGATCCGGGTCGCCGCCCAGACCGAAAAGGCCGCCGCCGAGGACAGGGCCCAGGCCCTGCTGACCGAGGCCAAGGCCAAGGCCGAACAGGCGGAGATCCAGGCCCAGGCGGAAGCCGAGGCCGAGAAGACCCGCGCCGAAGCCAAGGCCAAGAGCTACGAGGTGGAAGCGGCCGGCCAACGCGCCCTGCACGAAGCCAGCAACGTGCTGTCCACAGAGCAGGTGGAGATGCAGCTGAAAATGGCCCTCTACAAGTACCTGCCTGACATCATCCGCGAGTCGGTCAAGCCCATGGAGAACATCGACGGCATCAAGATAGTGCAGATGGACGGTTTTGCCGGCCAGGCCATGGGTGGCGGCGAAGTCAAACGCGAAGGCAGCGGCAACCTGGCCGACTCGGTGGCGGAAGCGGCCTTGCGCTACCGCACCCAGGCGCCCCTGGTGGACGCCCTCTTGGAAGAGATAGGCTTGAAGGACGGCATCACCCGCCTCGACAAGCTCAATTCCTGA